A single Nostoc sp. PCC 7107 DNA region contains:
- a CDS encoding pentapeptide repeat-containing protein: MNEPVIKTVVEIDLKGYSEIVREVEEFCQEFRQKFGCDNLNLLPFINRHIQNFIDKGLETINKKREDVVQATNGDNAVIILDNADEAYKFATAVHKATKSYNDKQTEPSAERRFRIGAATGELVENYDGNTLTGYTIVKAYRLEANAEPGKYFVVDVETHKSFSPEIHNKFGDEKTVYDKNNKEFQAHICQIIYDNSWEYFDKLNDREKQIVYKIGLEDTEKQEISEDHLIRRLVEEVIVEKEHSSQTVFVLTEKFLNYFPEIIINAILEEIKEKRLNILKNYSIFKILERLNLESLKERLQTLIQIDGLTLADYLINIIKNLQKEENDGNLSENYAVGNIFNLLIKLNIKKNFSYFDLSNISIWNADLTEAILTGVDFSNSDLKNSKFSQPLGCIHSIAFNTDGSYFATGDAHGSIRVHNTKTLELCFFHNERKSQIWSVAFRKDNKHNKEKEMLAWGAEDGSVRLYEITTNTSSDNKTEPNLIHEINETKRILSVAFSPDGNTLAIGGDENIKVIKINHSYAHSSTLNVSQISCMTFISNDCIASGSQDGHIRLSHIEPRNRNKDASWTVHPQAVLRCIAYHSTKKILAIGGEDGKLHLLHLDPNNRYMERFDLKTEISQVRTLAFNQDGNILAVGCIDNNLNGESEHKIKLWSFSENNWIDTLEGHEHAIRSLAFCPQSHNPKLLVSGGDGRTVLFWHQEDKRWELSNRKLEGYANRIWSVALSRDGKTFACGGEDSKIHLWNYHERTHIPLQTLDKHSNWVWSVAFSPNADILASACEDNKIYLWGLQEGKWQHICELVGNSEIKGHEKRVRCVVFHPDGYNLASAGNDNKIILWDITDLQSPQILSGFTKHTDRVLSVAFSPDGNYLASSSRDQNIYLIEVDTNHKPYSLGNNYLLGNHSDSHKDQVHSIAFSPDSNKLVSGDFDRELKLWDVKRQKLIGHWYGYQKILSVAFHPKKQIVASAGHDHIIQLWDVDDPNNVKLIKTFKGHKRTVESVVFTPDGKQLISCSQDQTIKFWQVEGEINISIHTLELGKPYQGMSISGVKGFDLPQILALEELGASK, translated from the coding sequence ATGAATGAACCTGTGATAAAAACTGTGGTGGAAATTGATCTTAAGGGATACAGTGAAATTGTTAGAGAAGTAGAAGAATTTTGTCAAGAATTCAGACAAAAATTTGGTTGTGATAATTTGAATCTTTTGCCATTCATCAACAGGCATATTCAAAACTTTATTGATAAAGGGTTAGAGACAATAAATAAGAAGCGTGAAGATGTAGTTCAAGCAACCAATGGAGATAACGCTGTGATTATTTTAGATAATGCTGATGAAGCTTATAAATTTGCCACAGCCGTTCATAAAGCTACTAAATCATATAATGATAAGCAAACCGAACCATCGGCAGAAAGACGGTTCCGTATTGGAGCCGCAACTGGCGAACTTGTTGAAAACTATGATGGTAACACCTTGACAGGCTACACTATCGTTAAGGCTTATCGTCTAGAAGCAAATGCAGAACCAGGAAAATATTTTGTTGTTGACGTAGAAACACATAAATCCTTTTCACCAGAGATACACAACAAATTTGGTGATGAAAAAACTGTATATGATAAAAATAATAAGGAATTTCAAGCTCACATTTGCCAAATTATCTATGATAATTCATGGGAATACTTCGATAAATTAAATGATAGAGAAAAGCAAATAGTTTATAAAATTGGACTTGAGGATACTGAGAAACAAGAGATTAGCGAAGATCATTTAATAAGAAGGTTAGTAGAAGAAGTAATTGTTGAAAAAGAACATAGTTCTCAAACCGTATTTGTTTTAACAGAAAAATTCTTAAATTATTTTCCGGAAATAATTATTAATGCTATTCTTGAAGAAATTAAAGAAAAGAGATTAAATATTTTAAAAAATTATTCAATTTTTAAAATCCTAGAACGTCTTAATTTAGAGTCTCTTAAAGAGAGATTGCAAACTCTAATTCAAATAGATGGATTAACGCTTGCTGATTATCTAATCAATATAATTAAGAATTTACAAAAAGAGGAGAATGATGGAAACTTATCAGAAAATTATGCGGTTGGAAATATTTTTAATTTATTAATTAAACTCAACATCAAGAAAAATTTTAGTTACTTTGATCTATCAAATATTTCCATTTGGAATGCTGATTTAACAGAAGCTATTTTAACAGGAGTAGATTTTAGCAATTCTGACCTGAAAAACTCTAAATTTTCTCAACCATTAGGTTGTATTCACTCCATTGCTTTTAATACTGATGGTAGTTATTTTGCTACAGGTGATGCTCATGGTTCAATTCGAGTTCATAATACAAAGACTTTAGAACTATGTTTTTTTCATAATGAAAGGAAAAGTCAGATTTGGTCAGTTGCTTTTAGGAAAGATAACAAACATAATAAAGAAAAAGAAATGTTAGCTTGGGGAGCAGAAGATGGTAGTGTCAGGTTGTATGAGATTACAACTAACACCTCATCAGATAATAAGACGGAGCCAAACCTTATTCATGAAATAAATGAAACAAAACGTATATTATCAGTAGCTTTTAGTCCTGATGGGAATACTTTAGCAATTGGAGGAGATGAAAATATCAAGGTTATAAAAATTAATCATAGTTATGCTCATAGCAGTACTTTAAATGTTAGCCAAATATCTTGCATGACCTTTATTAGTAATGATTGTATTGCTAGTGGCAGTCAGGATGGCCATATCAGACTCTCGCATATAGAACCGAGAAATAGGAATAAAGATGCAAGTTGGACTGTACATCCACAGGCAGTATTACGATGTATTGCTTATCATAGTACCAAAAAGATTTTAGCTATTGGAGGAGAAGATGGAAAATTACACTTATTGCATCTTGATCCTAATAATCGCTATATGGAGAGATTTGACCTGAAAACAGAAATTAGTCAAGTACGGACACTAGCATTTAATCAAGATGGGAATATTCTTGCTGTTGGATGTATAGATAATAATTTAAATGGAGAGAGTGAGCATAAAATTAAGCTATGGAGTTTCTCTGAAAACAACTGGATAGACACATTGGAGGGTCATGAACATGCGATTAGAAGTTTAGCATTTTGTCCCCAGTCTCATAATCCTAAACTTTTAGTCAGTGGTGGTGATGGACGCACTGTTTTATTTTGGCATCAGGAAGACAAAAGATGGGAATTATCTAACCGTAAGTTAGAAGGATATGCTAATCGTATTTGGTCAGTAGCACTAAGTAGAGATGGTAAAACCTTTGCTTGTGGAGGTGAAGACAGTAAAATTCATCTTTGGAATTATCATGAACGCACACATATTCCACTTCAAACTCTTGACAAACATAGTAATTGGGTTTGGTCAGTAGCATTTAGCCCCAATGCTGATATTTTAGCGAGTGCTTGTGAAGATAATAAAATTTATTTGTGGGGGTTACAAGAGGGGAAATGGCAACATATTTGTGAGTTGGTAGGAAATTCTGAAATCAAGGGACATGAGAAACGTGTCCGATGTGTTGTGTTTCATCCTGATGGATATAATCTGGCTAGTGCAGGAAATGATAATAAAATTATTTTATGGGACATAACAGATTTACAAAGTCCTCAAATATTATCAGGGTTTACTAAACATACTGACCGAGTACTGTCTGTAGCTTTTAGCCCAGATGGTAATTACCTAGCTAGTAGTAGCCGTGATCAAAATATTTATCTAATAGAAGTAGACACCAATCATAAGCCTTACTCGCTAGGAAATAATTACTTGCTAGGAAATCATAGTGATTCCCATAAAGACCAAGTTCATAGCATTGCTTTTAGCCCAGATAGTAATAAGTTGGTTAGCGGAGATTTTGATAGGGAACTAAAATTATGGGATGTCAAGAGGCAAAAACTTATTGGGCATTGGTATGGATATCAAAAAATACTATCTGTTGCATTTCATCCAAAAAAACAAATTGTAGCTAGTGCTGGACATGATCACATTATTCAACTATGGGATGTTGATGATCCCAATAATGTAAAACTTATAAAAACATTTA
- a CDS encoding DUF5706 domain-containing protein: protein MDEVTSKLLIIFQNVNEWLRFAEAKNAILLAFSGAGVTATITLLATVEKLPNSLRIGLLLTTSLLCISALICSLSFIPKTNLERLLWLQTMPMRNSTSAIRDTDNLYFFGDLQKYDSQGLLKALNKYYFDNNMKTFKKEYKDIASQITINARITFLKFRIFTYAVYILIFSILVIPCSILISLVIHKTL from the coding sequence ATGGATGAAGTGACCAGTAAACTACTAATTATTTTTCAGAATGTCAATGAATGGCTGAGATTTGCAGAAGCAAAAAATGCTATTTTACTTGCTTTTTCTGGTGCTGGAGTTACCGCAACCATCACTCTTCTAGCTACAGTAGAAAAGCTGCCAAACTCCTTACGTATTGGATTGTTATTGACAACATCTCTGCTTTGTATTTCAGCCTTAATCTGTTCTCTTTCATTTATTCCTAAAACGAACTTAGAGCGACTGCTATGGTTACAAACCATGCCTATGAGAAATTCTACATCTGCCATCAGAGATACAGATAACCTATATTTCTTTGGTGACTTACAAAAATACGACTCGCAAGGATTACTTAAAGCATTAAATAAATACTATTTTGATAACAATATGAAAACTTTTAAAAAAGAATACAAAGATATAGCAAGCCAAATTACTATTAATGCTAGAATTACGTTTCTAAAATTTAGAATATTTACCTATGCCGTTTACATATTAATCTTCTCAATTTTAGTAATTCCTTGTTCAATTTTAATTAGTTTGGTAATTCATAAAACATTATAA
- a CDS encoding MFS transporter — MKAFNTFDTDLRRNLLILFAAGLLFWSSTAAFLPTLPLYIQDIGGSKQEIGIVMGGFAIGLLVFRPMLGKLADTRGRKLVLLIGITVAAIAPFGYLVFKSIPLLFLLRIFHGISIAAFSTGYSALVADLAPVVIRGEIISYMSLTGPIGLALGPAIGGYLQESFGYSQFFLFTATIAMIALLCGSQVINPPLNAQSQSERQKSNFWQILTSSRVKVPAVVMLLVGTSIGALHVFVSLFIKSTEVSFNGGWFFTVSAISSFIIRVLAGRASDRFGRGLFITFGIASYTLACVLLWQANSTNAFLISAIAEGCGGGTIFSMMATMMADRSLPQERGRVFAICLAGLDLGIAIAAPIFGYVSEFVGYRNMFGYSAALTFLALLIFLTLSNKNLTNSLRFALGRGEDAFSLNNIDVS, encoded by the coding sequence TTGAAAGCTTTTAATACATTTGATACCGACCTCCGGCGAAACCTACTGATTTTGTTTGCAGCAGGTTTGTTATTCTGGTCAAGCACGGCCGCTTTTTTACCAACGCTACCGCTATACATTCAGGATATAGGTGGTAGTAAGCAAGAAATTGGCATAGTTATGGGTGGCTTTGCCATTGGGTTGTTGGTGTTTCGTCCTATGCTGGGAAAACTAGCAGATACACGGGGACGGAAACTGGTTTTATTGATTGGCATCACAGTAGCAGCGATCGCACCTTTTGGCTATTTAGTGTTTAAATCCATCCCCTTATTATTCCTGCTACGGATTTTTCACGGAATTAGTATTGCTGCTTTTAGCACTGGCTACAGTGCTTTGGTAGCTGATTTAGCACCTGTGGTTATTCGTGGAGAAATTATTAGTTACATGAGTTTAACTGGCCCCATTGGTTTAGCCCTGGGGCCAGCAATTGGTGGATATTTACAAGAGAGTTTTGGCTATTCGCAATTCTTTTTGTTTACCGCCACCATTGCTATGATTGCACTATTGTGTGGATCACAAGTCATCAATCCACCATTAAATGCACAATCACAATCGGAACGCCAAAAAAGTAATTTTTGGCAAATATTAACTAGTTCAAGAGTGAAAGTTCCGGCTGTAGTGATGTTACTGGTGGGTACATCTATCGGTGCTTTGCATGTCTTTGTGTCGTTATTTATTAAATCTACTGAAGTAAGTTTTAATGGTGGTTGGTTTTTCACAGTTTCCGCCATCTCTAGTTTTATAATCAGAGTGTTGGCTGGTCGCGCCAGCGATCGCTTCGGTCGAGGTTTGTTTATTACCTTTGGAATTGCTTCATATACCTTGGCTTGTGTATTACTATGGCAAGCTAACAGCACCAATGCTTTTTTGATATCTGCGATCGCCGAAGGCTGCGGTGGTGGCACAATATTTTCGATGATGGCTACTATGATGGCAGATCGTTCACTACCCCAAGAACGGGGGCGAGTTTTTGCTATTTGTCTAGCTGGATTGGATTTAGGAATTGCGATCGCTGCGCCTATATTTGGCTATGTCAGTGAGTTTGTCGGCTACCGTAATATGTTTGGTTATAGTGCAGCACTCACCTTTTTAGCATTACTAATTTTCCTCACCTTATCCAACAAAAATCTCACTAATTCCTTGCGCTTTGCTCTTGGTCGAGGTGAAGATGCCTTTTCGTTAAATAATATTGACGTGAGTTAA
- a CDS encoding Uma2 family endonuclease → MIASPNYISPAEYLQMEETSSIKHEYIDGYTYKLDGSIDSHVTIAGNIGVLLRNKLRGSRYRVYILAMKARIESLNRYYYPDVMVTCDSRDQETHGHKRFPCLIVEVLSNSTEAFDRGDKFADYQTIESLKEYVLINTKRQRVECFRLNDDGFWVLQTYTSQEQSFRLKSVNFEGKMAELYEDVVFE, encoded by the coding sequence ATGATAGCTTCACCCAACTACATCTCACCCGCAGAATATCTGCAAATGGAGGAAACAAGCTCCATTAAACACGAATATATTGATGGCTACACATATAAACTAGATGGATCAATAGATTCCCACGTTACAATTGCTGGAAATATTGGTGTACTTTTAAGAAATAAGTTGCGCGGTTCGAGATACCGTGTTTATATTCTGGCGATGAAAGCTAGAATTGAATCTTTGAATCGATATTACTATCCTGATGTGATGGTGACTTGCGATTCACGAGACCAAGAAACACACGGACATAAAAGATTTCCCTGTCTAATTGTTGAAGTTTTATCTAACTCTACTGAAGCTTTTGACAGGGGTGATAAATTCGCTGATTATCAAACAATAGAAAGCTTAAAAGAATACGTTTTAATTAATACGAAACGCCAACGAGTTGAATGTTTTCGCCTCAATGATGATGGTTTTTGGGTTTTACAAACATACACATCTCAAGAACAATCATTTCGACTCAAGAGTGTTAATTTTGAAGGAAAAATGGCAGAACTTTACGAAGATGTAGTATTTGAATAA
- a CDS encoding glycosyltransferase family 2 protein, which produces MRSGLIPERMNEENKAISANLPAVSVVVPVRDEVESLPHLIEAIASTLSNSQISYEIICVDDGSTDGSAEFLKQQAQIRNDLKAVILRRNYGQTAAMSAGFNYAVGKAVVTLDADLQNDPADIPMLLAKLDEGYDLVSGWRQKRQDGAVNRLLPSKIANWLIRRTTSVYIHDYGCSLKAYRSELVADMHLYGELHRFLPALAYIEGARITEMPVRHHARRFGRSKYGISRTFRVLMDLLTILFMKKFLTRPMHVFGLLGLISMVLGVGIGIYLTFVKFAMGEMIGNRPLLILAVLLLVTGVQLFCFGLLAELLMRTYHESQGRPIYRVREVVDNKNNPT; this is translated from the coding sequence ATGAGGAGTGGGTTGATTCCAGAGAGAATGAATGAGGAAAATAAGGCGATTTCCGCAAATTTACCTGCGGTTTCGGTAGTTGTACCTGTACGTGATGAGGTTGAAAGCTTACCACATTTAATCGAGGCGATCGCATCTACTTTATCTAATAGTCAAATTAGTTATGAAATCATCTGTGTTGATGATGGTTCTACAGATGGTTCGGCGGAATTTCTCAAACAACAAGCACAAATTCGCAATGATTTAAAAGCGGTAATTCTGCGGCGTAATTATGGACAAACAGCAGCCATGTCTGCTGGTTTTAACTATGCAGTGGGCAAAGCCGTAGTAACTTTAGATGCTGACTTGCAAAATGATCCTGCTGATATCCCGATGTTATTGGCGAAGTTGGATGAAGGTTACGATTTGGTCAGTGGTTGGCGGCAAAAACGCCAAGATGGGGCTGTAAATCGCTTACTTCCTTCTAAAATTGCTAACTGGCTGATTAGGCGTACTACTAGTGTTTATATTCATGACTACGGCTGTTCCCTCAAAGCCTATCGCTCAGAATTGGTAGCAGATATGCACCTCTACGGCGAATTACACCGATTCTTACCAGCACTGGCATATATTGAAGGGGCAAGAATTACGGAAATGCCCGTGCGTCACCACGCGAGGCGATTTGGGCGGAGTAAGTACGGCATATCCCGGACTTTTCGCGTGTTAATGGATTTGTTAACTATTTTGTTTATGAAAAAGTTCCTCACCCGCCCGATGCACGTTTTTGGGTTGTTGGGTTTGATTTCGATGGTTTTGGGTGTGGGAATAGGAATTTATTTGACATTTGTCAAGTTTGCAATGGGTGAAATGATTGGTAATCGTCCGTTGCTAATTTTGGCAGTTTTATTATTAGTAACTGGTGTACAGCTATTTTGCTTTGGTTTGTTGGCAGAATTGTTGATGCGTACTTACCATGAATCGCAGGGAAGACCTATTTACCGAGTCAGAGAAGTAGTTGACAATAAAAATAACCCAACTTGA
- a CDS encoding C40 family peptidase, with protein sequence MLSNPESQILNFTASEYQCLANLNLYDSPECTGLATQAAAGRHLQVTSNHQDTAVEVYLCEDDYPGWVSFADLGLLQPATVHYQAATLAETEIKKLLPKVIVFAQKAMEQPNEYLWGGTVGPNYDCSGLMQAAFVSVGIWLPRDAYQQEAFVQPVKLSELTLGDLVFFGTPARATHVGLYLSDGAYIHSSGKAQGRNGIGIDVLSEQGDAVSRSYYQQLRCAGRVVQSYEPQRR encoded by the coding sequence ATGCTCTCTAATCCAGAATCCCAAATCCTCAATTTCACCGCCTCTGAATACCAGTGTCTCGCAAACCTCAACTTATACGATTCTCCAGAATGTACTGGCTTGGCAACTCAAGCTGCGGCTGGGCGACATTTACAGGTAACATCAAATCATCAAGATACAGCAGTTGAGGTGTATTTATGTGAGGATGATTATCCAGGCTGGGTGTCGTTTGCTGATTTAGGTTTATTACAACCTGCTACTGTACATTATCAAGCTGCAACATTGGCGGAAACTGAAATTAAAAAACTACTTCCCAAAGTGATTGTTTTTGCCCAAAAAGCGATGGAACAACCTAATGAGTATCTTTGGGGTGGGACAGTCGGGCCAAATTATGACTGTTCTGGTTTGATGCAGGCGGCGTTTGTCTCGGTGGGAATTTGGCTACCAAGAGATGCTTATCAGCAAGAAGCTTTTGTTCAACCAGTCAAGCTATCAGAATTAACACTAGGAGATTTAGTATTTTTCGGCACACCAGCAAGAGCGACCCATGTCGGGCTTTATTTAAGTGATGGTGCTTATATCCATAGTTCAGGAAAGGCACAAGGACGCAATGGTATAGGTATTGATGTTCTCTCGGAACAGGGAGATGCAGTGAGTCGGTCATATTATCAGCAACTACGCTGTGCTGGCAGAGTTGTGCAAAGTTACGAACCACAGAGGCGCTGA
- a CDS encoding serine hydrolase — protein sequence MVFFRKDEQLENLGNGILEATWATFPTLAQNQIALTWVVYDPPVLVNTGGALTPDAFWNHPVRGFTYRGVERIYPASVVKLFYLVAVNEWLEKGMIQTSKELERALGDMIIDSSNDATSLVVDILTGTTSGPELSSGPFETWKQQRHIVNRYYQSLGWEEMETINVCQKTWCDGPYGRERAFYGETLDNRNMLTTNAIARLLHSIVGGVAVSSWRSQAMMNLLKRSLKPENLPQNVEEDQITGFIGGGLPQNAQIWSKAGWTSQVRHDAAYIEIPEQRPYLLVVFTEGKANATNREILPFVSKLVTEAISNL from the coding sequence ATGGTTTTCTTTAGAAAAGACGAACAACTGGAAAATTTGGGTAATGGCATTTTAGAGGCAACTTGGGCAACATTTCCGACATTAGCCCAAAATCAAATTGCTTTGACTTGGGTTGTCTACGATCCGCCAGTACTCGTAAATACTGGTGGTGCTTTAACTCCCGATGCCTTTTGGAATCACCCAGTTCGTGGTTTTACTTATCGTGGTGTAGAACGGATTTACCCCGCAAGTGTGGTTAAGTTATTTTACTTGGTAGCAGTAAATGAGTGGTTAGAAAAAGGCATGATCCAAACCTCGAAGGAATTGGAGAGAGCCTTGGGCGATATGATAATTGATTCTAGTAATGATGCGACCAGTTTAGTGGTAGATATTTTGACTGGTACCACTTCGGGGCCAGAGTTATCATCAGGGCCTTTTGAAACTTGGAAGCAACAACGTCATATTGTTAACCGCTACTACCAATCTTTAGGTTGGGAGGAAATGGAGACAATTAATGTTTGCCAAAAAACTTGGTGTGATGGCCCTTATGGACGGGAGAGAGCATTTTATGGAGAGACGCTGGATAATCGCAATATGTTGACGACAAATGCGATCGCTCGGTTACTACATAGTATCGTGGGTGGGGTCGCAGTTTCGAGTTGGCGATCGCAAGCTATGATGAATCTACTCAAACGCAGTCTAAAACCAGAAAATTTACCTCAAAACGTCGAAGAAGACCAAATCACAGGTTTTATCGGTGGTGGTTTACCGCAAAACGCGCAAATTTGGTCAAAGGCAGGTTGGACAAGTCAAGTGCGTCACGATGCAGCGTATATTGAGATACCTGAACAACGTCCTTATTTACTAGTAGTTTTTACTGAAGGTAAAGCCAATGCTACCAACCGCGAAATTCTACCCTTTGTCTCTAAACTAGTTACAGAAGCTATTAGCAATCTGTGA
- a CDS encoding ABC transporter substrate-binding protein produces MPRITTALALSVATIATGFFMAACENANTNNTTSTNSPTATSTTTTSSTDGLKIGTLLPTTGDLASIGQQMVGSVPLLVDTVNACGGVNGKNVTLVQVDDQTDPKAGASGMTKLATLDKVAGVVGSFASSVSTAAVSVAVPNKVMLVSPGSTSPVFTDKAKKGDFKGFWARTAPPDTYQALALAQLANKKGFKRVSTVVINNDYGVGFEKAFVETFEKLGGTVVNKNNPVRYDPKAQTFDTEAAAAFAGKPDAVVAVLYAETGSLLLKAAYQQGLTKGVQVLLTDGVKSPTFPEQVGKGSDGKFILAGALGTVPGSDGKALEAFNKLWKEKKGGSPGEYAPQAWDAAALLVLAAQAAKDNTGVGISSKIREVAAGSGTEVTDVCEGLKLLQEGKTINYQGASGNVDVDANGDVLGVYDVWSVGDDGKISVIDKVTPK; encoded by the coding sequence ATGCCGAGAATTACTACTGCCCTAGCCTTGAGTGTAGCTACCATAGCTACAGGCTTTTTCATGGCAGCTTGTGAGAATGCGAATACAAACAATACGACCAGTACTAATTCCCCAACAGCGACCTCAACCACTACAACCAGCAGTACTGATGGGTTAAAAATTGGGACTTTACTACCAACAACAGGTGACTTAGCTTCCATCGGACAGCAGATGGTAGGTTCTGTGCCTTTGCTAGTGGATACCGTTAACGCCTGTGGTGGAGTCAATGGTAAAAATGTCACACTCGTACAAGTAGACGACCAAACCGACCCGAAAGCAGGTGCATCTGGGATGACCAAACTGGCAACACTAGATAAAGTTGCAGGTGTAGTCGGTTCCTTTGCCAGTAGTGTTTCAACAGCGGCGGTTTCTGTTGCTGTACCGAATAAAGTTATGTTGGTGTCTCCTGGTAGCACCAGTCCCGTATTTACAGATAAAGCGAAAAAAGGCGACTTTAAAGGCTTTTGGGCGCGGACTGCACCCCCAGATACTTACCAAGCATTAGCATTAGCCCAGTTAGCCAACAAAAAAGGTTTTAAACGCGTGTCCACAGTTGTGATTAACAACGATTACGGTGTGGGTTTTGAAAAAGCATTTGTCGAAACTTTTGAAAAATTAGGTGGCACAGTAGTTAATAAAAATAACCCAGTGCGTTACGATCCCAAAGCCCAAACCTTTGACACCGAAGCGGCGGCGGCGTTTGCTGGTAAGCCAGATGCAGTAGTCGCTGTACTTTATGCAGAGACAGGTAGTCTACTCCTGAAAGCTGCTTATCAACAAGGTTTGACCAAGGGAGTCCAAGTTTTGCTGACAGATGGTGTGAAATCACCTACCTTCCCAGAACAAGTAGGTAAAGGTAGCGATGGCAAATTTATTTTAGCTGGGGCTTTGGGTACAGTGCCAGGTTCCGATGGCAAAGCCTTAGAAGCTTTTAACAAATTGTGGAAAGAGAAAAAAGGTGGTTCACCGGGAGAATACGCACCTCAAGCCTGGGATGCAGCTGCATTGTTAGTCTTGGCAGCACAAGCCGCTAAAGACAACACAGGTGTGGGCATTTCCAGTAAAATTCGGGAAGTTGCAGCTGGTTCAGGTACAGAAGTTACTGATGTTTGTGAAGGGTTAAAGTTACTCCAAGAAGGTAAAACGATTAACTACCAAGGTGCTAGTGGCAACGTAGATGTTGATGCTAACGGTGATGTCCTCGGTGTTTATGACGTTTGGTCAGTCGGAGATGACGGCAAAATTAGCGTGATAGATAAAGTTACACCTAAATAG
- the crtB gene encoding 15-cis-phytoene synthase CrtB, translating to MLQLPDSPPRMKTLVSVDESYKLCRQLIAKYSATFYLSTLLLSKEKRPAVWAIYAWCRRTDELVDGPASALTTPETLDQWEQQLESIFAGHPVENYDVALVDTVQRFPMDIQPFRDMIAGQRMDLYRSRYETFEELYLYCYRVAGTVGLMSTAIMGLDNTSNTAPWNREQPSYIPTHEEIALGIAKQLTNILRDVGEDARRGRIYLPLEDLARFNYTEQDLLKGVIDDRWRSLMRFQIARAEQFYRKAERGIAYLSPDARLPVWAALMHYSGILNVIERNDYDVFTQRAYVPQWRKLSTLPVAWMRSQVL from the coding sequence ATGCTGCAACTGCCTGATTCCCCCCCGCGCATGAAAACGCTGGTCTCTGTAGACGAGTCATACAAACTTTGTCGGCAACTTATCGCCAAGTACTCCGCAACTTTCTACCTGAGTACTTTGCTTTTGAGTAAAGAAAAACGCCCTGCTGTTTGGGCTATTTATGCTTGGTGTCGCCGTACAGATGAACTAGTGGATGGCCCTGCATCTGCTCTTACCACACCAGAAACCCTAGATCAATGGGAGCAGCAGCTAGAATCAATTTTTGCTGGACACCCAGTCGAAAATTATGATGTAGCTTTGGTTGATACTGTGCAACGCTTTCCGATGGACATTCAGCCCTTTCGGGACATGATTGCTGGACAGAGAATGGACTTGTACCGCAGCCGCTACGAAACTTTTGAGGAACTATACCTCTACTGTTATCGGGTGGCTGGTACTGTTGGCTTGATGTCAACTGCAATCATGGGGTTGGATAACACCAGCAATACAGCACCGTGGAACCGCGAACAACCCTCTTATATTCCCACTCACGAAGAAATTGCTCTAGGAATCGCTAAACAACTGACCAACATCTTAAGAGATGTGGGAGAAGATGCAAGGCGGGGGCGAATTTATCTGCCGTTAGAAGACTTGGCAAGATTTAATTATACCGAGCAAGACCTGTTGAAAGGTGTCATAGATGACCGCTGGCGTTCTCTTATGCGCTTTCAAATTGCACGGGCAGAACAATTTTATCGCAAGGCAGAAAGAGGTATTGCTTATCTATCTCCTGATGCGCGTTTACCCGTTTGGGCAGCGTTGATGCACTACAGTGGCATTTTAAATGTCATTGAACGTAACGATTATGACGTGTTCACTCAGCGAGCCTACGTCCCCCAGTGGCGAAAGTTATCGACTTTACCCGTGGCATGGATGCGATCGCAAGTTCTGTAA